The nucleotide sequence TGGTCACTGAATTTCAGCGTTTTCCCTGGGTGTCCCTTTTGTCCACCAGAAGAGCGTTCGCTCTTCTGACGCTCGCTCTTGGGTTTCCAGGGCGGGTCTTTGCTCGGTGGTTGATTGGAGTTGCTGCTATTCAGACCGAGCAGGGTTTTGATAGCCCGCAACTCGGCTTGCAATGCGGCGACTTCAGCCTGGAGGCGAGTCACCTCGGCAGCAAGTCGTTCGCAGTTAGGACAGGTCTCTTGCGTGATGCCCCTACTCTACCCGTTTCCGCTTCGCAAGTCCCCCTGCTGAGCAGTTACTCTTTTCCTACTCCTTTCAGTCGGATTGAATCCAGAAATCTGCTGGATTCAATCGGAATCCGTATTAGACCATTCCCCCACTTACCGGCTCGCCCACAACTCCACCAGACCGCGCAGGGTCAGGGTTTCGTCGTAGTAGTCGATTTCCTGGCAGATGCCCTGCACCGTGCGCGAGAAGCCCCCGGTGGCAATGGTGACGGCTTCCCCCGGCAACTCGGCGCGGATGCGGCGCAGCAGCCCGTCCACCATCTCGGCGTAGCCGAACACCAACCCCGATTGCAGCGCGTGGACGGTGTTTTTGCCGATGGCATTCTCAGGGGCACTGAGGGTGATGCGCGGCAGTTTGGCGGCGCGGGCGAACAGGGCGTCGGCGCTCACCTGCGCACCCGTCGCCAGCACGCCGCCCAGAAAGCGCCGCCCGCGCCCGATCACGTCGAAGTTGGTCGAGGTGCCGAAATCCACCACCACCGCGTAGTCCAGCCCCCCCAGGTACTTTTCGGCCCCGAACAGGTTGCACAGCCGGTCGGCCCCCACCGCCGTCGGGGTGTCGAGTTCCACCTTCACGTCGGGCAGGGTTTCAGCACTCACGGCAAAGGCGTCGATCATGAAGTGTCGCCTGAGCGCCAGCGCGTAGTTTTCGCCCACCGGGGGGGCCACGCTGCTCAGCACGGCGGCGCGGGGAATCGGCGCGCCGGCCAGGGTCAACAGCCCGTGCAGCTGCAACGCGAGGTCGTCGGGCAACACGTCGCGGTTGGTCCGAATCCGCCAGGTGTGCGTCAGGGCGTGCGAGGCGTCGGCCAGACCGATGACGGTGCTGGTGTTGCCGATGTCCACGGCGAGCAGGGGAAAAGCGGGCACGGGGAGAATTGTAGAGGGTAGCAGCGGCAGCGGCGCCGGGCCACCCGTGTGCCAGACAACCGGACAAACGTTCGTTAGGTTCCTCCGCTATGCTGTGTCCACAGCACAATCCGCCCCCCGGAGGACTCTCATGGACACCGCACTTCTGACGGCTCCCCTCGTGCCGCCCACCGATACGCTGCAACGCACCGCCCCCGTCACGCCCGGGCAGGCGCGGCTCCTGCGCGAGATGCCCGCAAGCGACTACTGGTTGGATATCGCCAGAGAACTGACCTGGGACGTGCCCCCGACCACCGCCCTGGAAGGCATCTTCGGGGATTTCCGGTATTTTCCCGGCGCGAAGGGCAATGTCAGCGTGAACTGCCTCGACCGCCACCCCAAAAACCGCGTGGCGCTGTACTACGAGCGGGAAGATGGCCTGAAGGAAACCTGGAGCTACGGCGACCTGACCGACGCTGCCGCCCGCTTCGCCGCCGCGCTGCAAGACCTCGGCGTGGAGAAGGGCGACCGGGTGGCGATTTACCTCTCCAACGTGCCCGAGGCGTTTATCGCCATTCACGCCTGCTACCGCATCGGGGCGATCTATTCGGTGATTTTCGCGGGCTTCTCGGCCTCGGCGGTGCGTGACCGGCTGGTGGACGCGCAGCCCAAAGTGATCGTCTGCACCGACGGCACGCTGCGGCGCGGGCGCAACATTCACCTCAAGGCGACGCTGGACGAGGCGCTGGAGGGGCTGGACAAACCCACCGTCATCGTGGCGCGGCGCATCGACCCTTTTTTGCCGCTGGGCGAGAAGGAACTCGATTTTGCCGAGCTGCTGCAAAAAACCACCCGCCGCGCCGAACCCGTCTCGCTGGACGCCAACGACCCCGGCTTCATCATCTAGAGCATTTGACAGAAAGACGTAACGTCTTTTTGGCGAGCGGAGCGAGTGCAAAACACTGAGCAGGGCGGACTTGCAAAGCTGCGAAGCAGAGAATGGAGTGATGCGGGGTGCTGTTCCGCGCATCACGTAATTCGGAGAACTGCTCTACACGTCCGGCACCACCAGCAAACCCAAGGGGCTGGTGCATTCGGGCCTGGGCTTTCTGACCGGCACCTATGCCAACGTCAAATGGGCGCTGAACCTGCAACAGGACGACGTGTACTGGTGCACCGCCGACGTGGGCTGGCTCACCTTCCCGATTTTCGCGCTGGTCGGCGGGCTGGCGCACGGAGCCACACACGTGATTTACGAGGGCAGCATCGACACACCCACGCCCGAGCGCCCCTACCAGATCATCGAAAAGTACCGCGCCGACAAGGTGTTCACGGCCCCCACCGCCCTGCGGATGCTGCGGCGGGCGGGCGACGACGCCGTGAAAAAGTACGACCTGAGCCGGATGGGGCTGGTGGCGCTGGTGGGTGAGCCGCTCGACCCCGAAACGTGGCAGTGGACGCACGACATTCTGGGGGGCGGCACCATGTTCGTGAACAACACCTACGGGCAGACCGAAACCGGCACGGCGTGGGCGAGCAGCATGGTGGGCCTGACCCCCACCCGCCCCGGTTCCTGCGGCCACCCGCTGCCCGGCTACCGCGCCGAAGTGGTGCATGAGGACGGCACGCCCTGCGCCCCCGGCGAACTCGGCTCGCTGACGCTGACCGAGTCGTTTCCCTGCCTTGCCCGGACCGTCTGGGGCGACCATGACCGCTACGTGGAAACGTACCTGAGGGAGTTCCCCGGCAAGTACGCCGCCGCCGACGCCGCGCTGCTCGACGCGGACGGGCAACTGTGGGTCACGGGCCGCCTCGACGACGTGATGAACGTGGCCGGGCACCGCCTCGGCACGATGGAGATGGAAGCGGCGCTGCTCACCCACCCCGCCGTCAGCGAGGCCGCCGTGGTCGCGATGCCCGACGACATCAAGGGGGCGGTGCCGGTGGCCTTCGTGGTGCCGCGTGCGGGCCTGAACTTCGACACCGACCTGACGTGGCTGGAAAACGAACTGGCCGACGCGGTGGTGGCGGGCGTAGGCGCCATTGCCCGCCCCGGCAAGGTCGTGGTGACGCCCACCGTGCCGCGCACCCGCAGCGGCAAAATCATGCGGCGGCTCCTGCGCGACCTGCTGCTGACAGGTGAAGTGACGGGCGACCTGACCAGCCTGGAAAACCCGGACGCGCTCGACACGGTGCGGGGGCGCCTGACCCAGTAGGGAGAGGGTGGAGGGGAGAGAGCAGAGGGGTTTGTCCCTCAGCCCTCTCCCCTCCACCCTCTGCTTATACGGATTCCGATTGAATCTGGTAGTTTCAGATTCAATCCGACTTGCAAAGCTGCTCAGCAGAGCGGATGCGAGTAGGAAAAGATACGGGTTACGCGATATGGATGCACAGGCGGCGCTTTCCCGACTGTGCAGAAATTAAGCGGAATCCGTATTACTGGAAGCTTGCCAGGTTCAGGCCCACGCTGTAGGCGCAGTTGGTGTCGGCCTCGGTGCGCAGCAGCAGGTCCACGCGGTCACTGGCGCCGACACCCGCATCCAGGGGCTTGAAGTAATAGACCAGGGTGCCGCTCCACTTGCCGTCCTCGCCCTGCTTGAAGTCGTTGACGTAACTGCGGCGAACGGGGGTCACCATCTTGCCGTCGGCGCCGCGCATCCGCACGAGGTAGGCGTCGCGGGCCTTTTCGCTGGGCAGGCCGCGCACGGCGAGGTCCACGCGCAGTTCGCCGTCGGCGAGGCGGGCCTGGCTCAGGTCCGCGCCCAGGGCGTCGGCGGCGCTGAGGTTCTTGAAGCTGTCACGGGCGTCGGTGGCCTGGAAGTAGAGCTGGTCGGCCTGCCCGCTGGCGGTGACCGAGGCCACGCGGCTGCCCCGGCTGAAGTCGCCGGGCGCGGCCAGCCAGTCGGTCACGCACTGGGCGCCGCCGTCGAACACCTTAACGCTCTCGGGGCCGGAGACGAACTGGCCGTCTTTGACGCCGAGGTCCACCGTCAGGTAGGTGGGGGCCAGGTCGCGGCGGCCATAAGCGCCGTCGATGACGTTTTTGGCGGTGGTTTCCTCGAGCTTGGGCACCCAGGCCAGAGCGGGGGCCGAGAGCAGTACGGACAGGGTCAGCAACAGACTTTTACGCATAGCAACCTCATTGGGAAGGAAAATGTTGACGCGGAGCTGATGGCGAGGTGAGAAGTCCGGAGACAGTCGGGGGCAGCTCAGTGAAGGCTCAGTCGCGCAGGTACACGACCCGGCACGCCTTGCCCGCCGAGCGGAACGCCTGGGCCGCGTCGGCAGACAGTTCCACGTCGGTCAGGTAGTTGGAGTTGGGCGCGAACTTGGTGGGGCGCAGGCGGCTGGCCTTGACGCGGGTGACATTCTTGTACGGCGCCAGGTCCGCTTCGGAGCGCACGTAGTGCTGCAGGTTGCCTTCCTGCACGAGCTGGGTCGACACCCCCCTCACCAGTTCGGCGTCGGGCCAGACCTGATTGCCCGCGCTGTCCATCACGAAGCTGGTCATGGCACTTTCCAGTCGGCCCAGACCGCGCACGTCCACGACCACCGTGCAGGTCAGCGGGCGGGTCTCGGTGCCCGCGCCCTGGGACGTGCCGCCGCCCCGCGCCGCCGTGCCGGGGCCGGTGCCCTGGGCCGGGCCGCTGCCGGAAGCGCCGGTTCCCGTGGTGCCGGGACCACGCCCAGCCGCTGGAGCCGCGCCGCTGCCGGTGCCGCTGCCCGCGTTTCCTGCACCGCCAGCACCGGGCCGTGAGGGGGTCGGGGCCGCGCCCGCAGCACTGGTGCCCGCATTGCCGGGGCCACTGTTGCCATTTCCCCGGGTGGCGGTCAGGCCGAGGTCCACGGGGGCGCTGCCGCTGCCCTGTCCGGGTCGGGCAGCGGCGGGGGCGGCGTTGCCGGAACCGTTGCCCGCGCCCGCGTTGCCTGTCCCGGTGGCCGGACGACCTGACGTGGCCGGGGCCGCAGTCGCTGCCGGAGCGCCGCCCTGGGGAGCGCGGGCGCTGACCCCCTCGCCACTGGTTCCTTCGCCACTGGCCCCTCCGCCGGACGCACCGGACGGAGCGGGCCTCGACTGAGCTGGACTGGACTGGGCTGGACTGGACTGGGCCGCATTCGCCCCACTGGTGGCGCCGGGACGGGCCGCTGCCGGAGCCGAGGGGGTCGCCGCGCCGCTTTCCCCACCACGCGGCGCGGCGGGCGCGGTGCGGGGGGCACTCGCGCCGCCGCTCGCCGCCGTCTGGCCCCGGGACGGGCTGGCCGCCACCGGAGCACTCTCCGGGAGGGTGTCCTCACGCCGGGGCAGGCCCGACACGTCGGAACGGTCCCCACTGACTGCGGCAGAGGACGCTGGGCTGGCGGTGGCCGGTCTGGAAGCGGCCGGACTTGAGGAGGCGGGACCTGGAACCGATGCACCGGGCCGGGCCGCGACTGGTCCTGCTGCGACTGGTCCGGCCTCCCCGCTGCTTTCCCGGCCCTGCGGCGTGGCCGGAATCGGGGTCGCCGGAATGGGAAGCGCCTGCGAGCCGGACGTGCGGGCGGGCGCAGCCTCTCCGGAGGGCGCGTCGGACGGCGCCGCCACCACACGCCCCGCACTGGGCCGCCCGGCAGAAGCGGCGGCATCGGGCGTCTCGTTGCGGGGGGTGACGGCCACCGGGGAAGCCGCCTCGGGACCGGCGGCCTGTGAACCGGGCGACGCCGTTTCCGGGCGGGCGGCGGCAGGTTCGGCTGCCGCTTCGGGCTGTGCTCCCCCGGCTTCGCGGGCCGGTACGGCAGGCGATTCGGTCGGGGTGCTGGCCTCGGGAGCAGCTTCGGGAGCGGCCTCAGGCGCTGCGGCTTCAGGCAACGTCGGTTCGGGCACCACCGACCCGGCGGGGGCGTTGGCCTGAGCCTGGGCCGGAGCGCTGCGCGCAGGCTGCCCGGTGGGAGCCTGGGCCTCTGGCGACCGGGAGGCCGGGGTCTGGGTCGGCGTTTGGGCCGCTGGGGTTTGGGGGGCTGGGGCCTGTTGTGCCTGGGGTTCCCGAGACTGGGATTGCTGAGTCTGGGATTGCTGAGTCTGGGACTCCTGAGACTGGGATTCCGCAGTCTGGGGGACGGGCGGCGTCTCCACCGGCTGTGGCCGGGCAACCGGCGGCTGAAGCACCTCGGCGGGCTGCGGGGTGGGCGCGGGGGTCACCGGAGACTCAGGGGCGGGTGCCTCACTTTCCGGGGCCTGTGGCTCTGGAACTTGAGTTTCTGTGGGCTGAGTTTCCGGGGCCTGAGCTTCCGGCGTCTGGGCTTCCGGCGTTTCGGGTGCTGGCGTTTCCGGCTCGGGCGGTTCCGGCGGCGAGGGTTCGGGGTCCGGCTCGGTGGGGGCAGGTTCGGGCGGGGTGGGCGCTTCCGGCTCCGGGGCCGCCTGCTCATCCGGGCGCGGCTGCGTGTCGGGGCGGGCCACGTCGGGGGATGTGGTGTTCGGGGCTGTGAGGGTGACGGTGGGGGTGCTCGGGGACGGCGCGGCGTCCGCTTTCGGGGCTTCGGGCGCGAGGGCCACGACTTCCAGCGGGGCGCGGCGGGTGTCGGGTGGCAGGGCGACACTGACCGGCGGTTCGGGCCGGGTCAGGGTCAGCCCCGCGACCAGCGCCGCGTGCAGGGCGAAGGTGGCCGCCGCCGACCACAGCCGCTCCCGAACGTCCGGGTCGTGGAGGTCGAAGTGGCGTGAGCGGGAATAAGGCGTCATAGACAGGGTCCTCCAGGGAGGCGAAAGGTCACTGGTCTCCGGAACGGGTGCCCAGCGCCAGACGTTCGCCGCCCGCTTTCTTCACGGCGTCCATGACCTGCACCACAGTTCCGTAGTTGCCGCGTTCGTCGGCACGCACGCCCACCACGCCGCCGGATTTCTTGACCAGTGCGGGCAGTTTCTTTTCCAGCTGCTCCAGGTTGGTGACGTAGCCGTTGAGGTACAGCCGCCCACTTTCATGCACGGTCACGATGGGAATGTCCGGGGTGGCCTGCACGGTGGTGCTGGCGCGGGGCAGGTCCAGCGGCAACACGTTTTGCCGGGCGCCCAGGTTGCTGGTCAGGAAAAAGAAGATCAGCAGCAGCAGCACGATGTCCACCATCGGCGCGAAGTCGAAGGTCACGCCTTCCGCTTCGTCCCGCAGCCTTCTGCGCGGCAGGCTCATGCTCACAGCCTCGCGCCGGTCGGGGCCATCACCGGGCGCTCAGGCGCGGCGGGCACCGGACGCACCGGGGCGGCGGGCGCGGCCACCGGGCGCAGCAGCCAGCTCGGGAGTTCCTCGCGCACCCGCTCGGCCTGCGCGGCCACCGCGTTGGCCTTGTTGCGCAGGGCGTTGCGGGCCACATACGCCACGATGGCGACGATCAGTCCGGCGGCGGTGTTGATGAGCGCCTCACTGATGCCCTGCGCCAGTTCGGTGGGGGTGGGGTTGGTGGTGCCGCTGAACACCAGGAAGGAGCGCACCATGCCGATGACGGTGCCGAGCAGCCCCAGCAGCGGAGCGACCTGCGCGGCGGTGCCCAGGGCGCTCAGGCCCGCGTACATGCGACCGTCTTCCTGAATCAGCGCGGCGTTCATGGCGGCCTGCGCGGCCTCCGGCCCCCGGTCGGCGCGGCTCAGGCCCGCACGCAGCACCTGCGCCGCCGGGATGTCCAGCCCCGAGAGTTCCACCTCACGCAGCGCCACTTGCGGGCCACTTTCGGCGGTGAGCGCCCGCGCCCGCTCGATCAGCGCCGAGGCGTCCTGGCCCATGCGCATCAGCGCCAGCAAGCGGGCCACCGCGAGATAGACGACGTACAGGGACAGGGCCAGCAGCACCCACAGCAGGGGACCGGCGGCGCGGGCGAGATCCAGAACATTCACCCTTCACCTTTAGCATGGCTTCACATGGCAAGGGTGAAGACAGCGCACCGGGTTACAGAAGTCGCCGCGCCCGTTCGCTCATACGGATTCCGATTGAATCTGGTCGTTTCAGATTCAATCCGACTTGCAAAGCTGCGCAGCAGAGCGGATGCGAGTAGGAAAAAATACGGATTCTGCGATATGGATGCACAGGCGGCGCCTTCCCAACTGTACAGGCCCGACTGTGCAGGAATGAAGCGGAATCCGTATCAGAGAGGGGCAGGAGCGGCGGCAACGTAGCGGAACGCGGACGGTGCAGCCGAGCGGCAACGGCGCACAGAAGCCGGGTTGCCTCGTCGTCGTGCCCGGCATGGACCAGCGCGGTCAGCGAACGGGGGCCGCTCACCCGCTCAAGCAGCAGCGCGGCGCCGTCCTTACTGACAGCCAGCACCCGCGCCGCGCCGTCGCCCTGCCAGAAGGCCATCAGCCCCGCGCCCCGGCGCTCCTCGTCGCTGCGGGCGAGCTTGAGCATCGCCGCCTGCCTCTGCCCGCTTTCGCCCAGCCACCGCACCGGGAGCAGGTCGCTGCTGTGGGTGCGCCGGGCCGCGCCGTCCGGGGTCAGGGACCAGCGGGCCAGCCAGGGGTCGAAGGGAGAAGGCACCCTCCCACTTTACGCGGAGGCGCCCGGCTCCCCGCAGGCTCTACACTCCGCAGGATATGGACTGGCTCTACGCGATTGTTTACGGGGTGGTGGAGGGCATCACCGAATTTTTGCCCATCAGTTCCACCGGCCACCTGATTCTGACCGGCAACCTGATGGGGGTGCCCTGGAGCAAGGAGGTCAAGGACGCCTTCGAGGTCGTGATTCAGGGCGGAGCCATCCTGAGCGTGCTGGTGTACTACTGGCGCGACTTTTTGCAGATCAGGACCATCGGGCACGACAAGTCGCAGCAGAATCTCTGGCTGGGCGTACTCGTCGCCACCATTCCCGCCGTCGTGCTGGGGCTGCTGTTCGGCGACACCATCAAGGCCAACCTGTTCCGGCCCAGCGTGGTGGCGTGGGCACTGATCGTGGGCGGCGTGCTGATGTGGCTCATCGAGTCGCGGCGCGTGCGTCCGAGCGTGACCGCCATCGAGCAGATCGGCGTGCCCAAATCTTTCCTGATCGGGGCGCTGCAATGCCTCGCGCTGCTGTGGCCGGGCTTTTCGCGCAGCGCCAGTTCGATTCTGGGCGGCATGATTCTGGGCCTGGACCGCCAGACCGCCACCAAATTCAGCTTTTACCTCGGCGTGCCCACCCTCGGCGGCGCGGCGCTGAAAAACCTGTACGACTCGCGCGACCTGATTTTCGGGGAAATCGGCCTGACCAACGTGCTGATCGGCAGCGTCACCAGCTTCGTGGTGGCCTACCTCGCCATCGGCTGGCTGCTGCGCTTCGTGTCCACCAACAACTTCAAGGGCTTCGCGGTGTACCGCATCATCGTCGGCGTCA is from Deinococcus wulumuqiensis R12 and encodes:
- a CDS encoding aminoglycoside phosphotransferase family protein, which encodes MPSPFDPWLARWSLTPDGAARRTHSSDLLPVRWLGESGQRQAAMLKLARSDEERRGAGLMAFWQGDGAARVLAVSKDGAALLLERVSGPRSLTALVHAGHDDEATRLLCAVAARLHRPRSATLPPLLPLSDTDSASFLHSRACTVGKAPPVHPYRRIRIFSYSHPLCCAALQVGLNLKRPDSIGIRMSERARRLL
- a CDS encoding AMP-binding protein; protein product: MDTALLTAPLVPPTDTLQRTAPVTPGQARLLREMPASDYWLDIARELTWDVPPTTALEGIFGDFRYFPGAKGNVSVNCLDRHPKNRVALYYEREDGLKETWSYGDLTDAAARFAAALQDLGVEKGDRVAIYLSNVPEAFIAIHACYRIGAIYSVIFAGFSASAVRDRLVDAQPKVIVCTDGTLRRGRNIHLKATLDEALEGLDKPTVIVARRIDPFLPLGEKELDFAELLQKTTRRAEPVSLDANDPGFII
- a CDS encoding undecaprenyl-diphosphate phosphatase, which produces MDWLYAIVYGVVEGITEFLPISSTGHLILTGNLMGVPWSKEVKDAFEVVIQGGAILSVLVYYWRDFLQIRTIGHDKSQQNLWLGVLVATIPAVVLGLLFGDTIKANLFRPSVVAWALIVGGVLMWLIESRRVRPSVTAIEQIGVPKSFLIGALQCLALLWPGFSRSASSILGGMILGLDRQTATKFSFYLGVPTLGGAALKNLYDSRDLIFGEIGLTNVLIGSVTSFVVAYLAIGWLLRFVSTNNFKGFAVYRIIVGVIILALVATGVMQNGSLA
- a CDS encoding MotA/TolQ/ExbB proton channel family protein: MNVLDLARAAGPLLWVLLALSLYVVYLAVARLLALMRMGQDASALIERARALTAESGPQVALREVELSGLDIPAAQVLRAGLSRADRGPEAAQAAMNAALIQEDGRMYAGLSALGTAAQVAPLLGLLGTVIGMVRSFLVFSGTTNPTPTELAQGISEALINTAAGLIVAIVAYVARNALRNKANAVAAQAERVREELPSWLLRPVAAPAAPVRPVPAAPERPVMAPTGARL
- a CDS encoding acyl-CoA synthetase — its product is MHSGLGFLTGTYANVKWALNLQQDDVYWCTADVGWLTFPIFALVGGLAHGATHVIYEGSIDTPTPERPYQIIEKYRADKVFTAPTALRMLRRAGDDAVKKYDLSRMGLVALVGEPLDPETWQWTHDILGGGTMFVNNTYGQTETGTAWASSMVGLTPTRPGSCGHPLPGYRAEVVHEDGTPCAPGELGSLTLTESFPCLARTVWGDHDRYVETYLREFPGKYAAADAALLDADGQLWVTGRLDDVMNVAGHRLGTMEMEAALLTHPAVSEAAVVAMPDDIKGAVPVAFVVPRAGLNFDTDLTWLENELADAVVAGVGAIARPGKVVVTPTVPRTRSGKIMRRLLRDLLLTGEVTGDLTSLENPDALDTVRGRLTQ
- a CDS encoding type III pantothenate kinase, with amino-acid sequence MPAFPLLAVDIGNTSTVIGLADASHALTHTWRIRTNRDVLPDDLALQLHGLLTLAGAPIPRAAVLSSVAPPVGENYALALRRHFMIDAFAVSAETLPDVKVELDTPTAVGADRLCNLFGAEKYLGGLDYAVVVDFGTSTNFDVIGRGRRFLGGVLATGAQVSADALFARAAKLPRITLSAPENAIGKNTVHALQSGLVFGYAEMVDGLLRRIRAELPGEAVTIATGGFSRTVQGICQEIDYYDETLTLRGLVELWASR
- a CDS encoding ExbD/TolR family protein encodes the protein MSLPRRRLRDEAEGVTFDFAPMVDIVLLLLIFFFLTSNLGARQNVLPLDLPRASTTVQATPDIPIVTVHESGRLYLNGYVTNLEQLEKKLPALVKKSGGVVGVRADERGNYGTVVQVMDAVKKAGGERLALGTRSGDQ